Proteins from a single region of Halolamina sp. CBA1230:
- a CDS encoding DNA-binding protein — protein MSSNNVTSNVVSVDEQAFEKAGGQAVDEDGFPVVDETPEFEAAVEQETQAKVDANHPDGIADTSEDRIHGVTLAQEERIRAREAELERISAQAELGTQDGREERTREVAAQGSTKRRREFQKRAASVDPMADPERDDPRAELSQDELATVNTEADRLATRLDGWSRAAISRRLAEAVVDGTDMTSAVVRVFEELQTAPGGTVPIDALEDVDRGTVTIEGHVKTLWDSDSPAIQQVGLIADESGQTKVTIWKASDAPWIEEGERVRIHEAATNWYEGRISVAVTGWSIIHFPERGRWWEA, from the coding sequence ATGTCAAGTAACAACGTTACCAGTAATGTAGTTTCGGTCGATGAACAGGCATTCGAGAAAGCGGGCGGTCAGGCGGTCGATGAGGACGGCTTCCCGGTCGTCGACGAGACGCCGGAGTTCGAGGCCGCGGTCGAGCAGGAGACGCAGGCGAAGGTGGATGCGAACCACCCGGACGGGATCGCGGACACGAGCGAGGACCGGATTCACGGTGTCACCCTCGCACAGGAGGAGCGCATTCGGGCGCGGGAAGCCGAACTGGAGCGCATCAGTGCCCAGGCCGAGCTGGGAACGCAGGACGGTCGGGAGGAACGGACGCGGGAGGTCGCCGCGCAAGGAAGTACGAAGCGTCGCCGGGAGTTCCAGAAGCGTGCCGCGAGCGTGGACCCGATGGCCGACCCCGAACGGGATGATCCCCGGGCGGAGCTCTCCCAGGATGAACTGGCGACGGTAAACACGGAAGCGGACCGACTCGCAACGCGGTTGGATGGCTGGTCGCGTGCGGCGATCAGTCGACGCCTGGCCGAAGCGGTCGTCGACGGCACAGACATGACGAGTGCGGTCGTGCGGGTGTTCGAGGAGTTGCAGACGGCTCCGGGAGGCACCGTGCCCATCGACGCCCTCGAGGACGTCGATCGCGGCACCGTCACGATCGAAGGCCATGTGAAGACCCTCTGGGACAGTGATTCACCGGCCATCCAGCAAGTCGGGCTGATCGCGGACGAGAGCGGGCAAACGAAGGTGACGATCTGGAAGGCATCGGACGCACCGTGGATCGAAGAAGGCGAGAGGGTGCGCATCCACGAGGCGGCCACGAACTGGTACGAGGGCCGGATTTCGGTGGCTGTGACGGGGTGGAGCATCATCCACTTCCCGGAGCGCGGTCGCTGGTGGGAAGCATAG
- a CDS encoding transcription initiation factor IIB family protein, with protein MTTSEPYERAFDEDVQRGTTEPCPECGGPVRTNAAETVCADCGLVIDEQSIDRGPEWYGDDDSAKRTGAPLTPARHDRGLSTVIGTGRGATDTDASSQKRRRLARMRREQSRGRWRSKQERNLGHGLTEIRRITSALGLADSVRDQACQLFRTAQNERLLKGRSIEAVAAASVFGACRCNGQSWLIADVAPMAQVPQDRVENAYTVLNEELGLPTPPVRPTQFVPRLASDLGCTDIVRRRAETLATQAVDAGVTTGVHPAGFAAGCLYMAACAHDAPLTQAAAAAAAGVTVETVRNHRDTLLSVVE; from the coding sequence ATGACGACGAGTGAACCCTACGAGCGTGCGTTCGACGAAGATGTCCAGCGTGGTACAACTGAGCCGTGTCCCGAGTGTGGGGGCCCGGTACGAACGAATGCAGCCGAAACGGTGTGTGCAGATTGCGGACTCGTCATCGACGAGCAGTCGATCGACCGCGGACCGGAGTGGTACGGCGACGACGATTCGGCAAAGCGAACAGGGGCACCACTCACTCCAGCACGGCACGACCGCGGACTATCGACGGTAATCGGCACCGGACGAGGCGCGACGGATACTGACGCCTCGAGCCAGAAGCGGCGGCGCCTTGCGCGGATGCGTCGCGAGCAGTCCCGAGGACGCTGGCGATCCAAGCAGGAGCGCAACCTCGGGCACGGCCTCACGGAGATCCGACGGATCACGAGTGCACTCGGGCTCGCGGATTCAGTACGTGACCAAGCGTGCCAGCTGTTCCGGACGGCACAGAACGAACGACTCCTCAAAGGACGATCCATCGAGGCGGTGGCGGCGGCGAGCGTCTTCGGCGCCTGTCGGTGCAACGGACAATCGTGGCTCATCGCCGACGTGGCGCCGATGGCACAAGTTCCGCAGGATCGTGTCGAGAACGCCTACACCGTGCTCAACGAGGAGCTGGGCCTCCCGACGCCGCCAGTACGACCGACACAGTTCGTCCCCCGGCTCGCCTCCGACCTCGGCTGCACCGACATCGTTCGACGTCGGGCGGAGACGCTTGCTACGCAGGCCGTCGACGCCGGCGTCACGACTGGCGTACATCCAGCGGGATTCGCTGCCGGCTGCCTGTACATGGCGGCGTGTGCCCACGATGCGCCGTTGACGCAAGCTGCCGCCGCGGCGGCGGCAGGGGTGACGGTTGAGACAGTCCGGAATCATCGCGACACGTTGCTTTCCGTCGTGGAGTAA
- a CDS encoding winged helix-turn-helix domain-containing protein yields MTETWDDVNEQVKADWKDDTTPFERVYEIVEQTHDGQSAAEIADRALVSEPTARRHCKTLVNTGFAETEPDGQTTLYKRNSDRVLMSRIRELREEVDRPKLLDSIQEMKAEIRRYEDRYDVVSPEELAQQLDADETAGWDDLTAWRTTRQNLAVAQAALAYDEASHQLAV; encoded by the coding sequence ATGACCGAGACGTGGGATGACGTCAACGAACAGGTCAAAGCGGACTGGAAAGACGACACAACACCGTTTGAACGTGTGTACGAAATCGTCGAACAGACCCACGACGGGCAGTCGGCTGCCGAGATCGCCGATCGAGCGCTCGTGAGTGAGCCGACGGCACGTCGCCACTGCAAGACGCTGGTGAACACAGGGTTCGCCGAGACGGAACCGGACGGCCAAACGACGCTGTACAAGCGCAATAGCGACCGGGTGTTGATGTCCCGGATTCGCGAGTTGCGTGAGGAAGTCGACCGGCCGAAGTTACTCGACAGTATCCAAGAGATGAAGGCCGAGATCCGGCGCTATGAGGATCGCTACGATGTGGTCTCACCCGAGGAACTCGCCCAACAACTCGACGCCGACGAGACGGCAGGCTGGGACGACCTCACCGCGTGGCGGACGACGCGACAGAATCTCGCCGTCGCGCAAGCTGCACTCGCCTACGATGAGGCCAGCCACCAGCTCGCCGTATGA
- a CDS encoding DUF2080 family transposase-associated protein yields MANRFQIDGEEVLDGQVKEFGNSAHVTVPKRWRGADVKVVRTSEPTEQDEE; encoded by the coding sequence ATGGCGAATCGGTTTCAAATCGACGGCGAGGAAGTTCTCGACGGCCAAGTCAAGGAGTTCGGGAACAGCGCCCACGTCACCGTCCCCAAACGCTGGCGTGGGGCTGACGTGAAAGTCGTCCGTACCTCAGAACCAACCGAACAAGACGAAGAATGA
- a CDS encoding RNA-guided endonuclease TnpB family protein, which produces MTDSQALIKTLDFQLDIQSDNESLLYDATLEARSVYNQSIRLAKEGVDWDAIPDRVARDASLVKNTMQRVVAKALGAMENYYEYDDYNKPSHTKDGMYPLRANYEEGYNLSLTDDGDVAFRISAKPYKHVKGVLDGDDAHLDILKTALESDAWTIGTAEALFRNGNAELHINVTSSEGTVRDKGNSRTVVGVDVNEDNVALTALSEGSVEDTVVIEFPDIKFKRHRYFTMRKRVQNARKDSIHDTLEGREERFVRDRLHKVSRHIVEWSRQFEKPCIVFEDLKEMRDGLDYGTRMNRRLHRLPFRALQHYTSYKAAFASIPTAWINPEYTSQCCPMCGHTERSNRHKKRFKCQSCSHQDHADRSASVNIAVKGIEEHQEWTVPALNSLPTVRTVRRQASGAVDAPTVTHDAVRGYQTDGVVGVSD; this is translated from the coding sequence ATGACTGATTCACAGGCTCTCATCAAGACGCTGGACTTCCAGCTCGACATCCAGAGCGACAATGAGAGCCTGCTGTACGACGCCACCCTCGAAGCGAGGTCGGTATACAACCAATCTATCCGACTCGCCAAGGAAGGTGTGGATTGGGACGCCATTCCCGACCGCGTGGCCAGGGACGCCAGCCTCGTGAAAAACACGATGCAGCGCGTCGTCGCCAAAGCACTCGGTGCGATGGAGAACTACTACGAGTATGACGACTACAACAAACCCAGCCACACCAAAGACGGAATGTACCCGCTCCGGGCGAATTACGAGGAGGGGTACAACCTGTCACTCACCGACGACGGCGACGTGGCGTTCCGGATCAGCGCGAAGCCCTACAAGCACGTCAAGGGCGTCCTCGATGGTGATGACGCTCATCTCGACATTCTCAAGACCGCACTCGAAAGCGATGCGTGGACGATTGGGACGGCGGAAGCCCTGTTCCGGAACGGCAACGCCGAGCTGCACATCAACGTTACCAGCTCCGAGGGGACCGTTCGAGACAAGGGAAATTCACGGACAGTCGTTGGCGTGGATGTCAACGAGGATAATGTGGCGCTGACTGCACTCTCCGAGGGCAGTGTCGAGGACACAGTCGTTATCGAATTTCCGGACATCAAGTTCAAGCGCCACCGCTATTTCACGATGCGGAAGCGCGTGCAGAACGCGAGGAAGGACAGCATCCACGACACGTTGGAAGGACGTGAGGAACGGTTTGTCCGCGACCGACTCCACAAAGTGAGTCGTCATATCGTCGAGTGGAGCCGTCAGTTCGAGAAGCCGTGCATCGTCTTTGAAGACCTCAAAGAGATGCGCGACGGCCTCGACTACGGCACGCGGATGAACCGACGCTTGCACCGCCTCCCGTTCCGCGCGCTTCAGCACTACACGTCCTACAAGGCAGCATTCGCGAGTATTCCGACGGCTTGGATCAATCCCGAATACACGAGTCAATGCTGTCCGATGTGCGGCCATACGGAACGATCGAACCGTCACAAGAAGCGGTTCAAGTGCCAGTCCTGTTCGCATCAAGATCACGCCGACCGGAGTGCAAGCGTGAATATCGCCGTGAAAGGTATCGAAGAGCATCAAGAGTGGACTGTGCCTGCTCTCAACAGCCTTCCCACTGTGCGGACGGTGCGACGGCAGGCATCGGGGGCCGTGGACGCCCCGACCGTGACCCACGATGCCGTTCGAGGCTATCAGACCGATGGCGTCGTGGGAGTGTCCGACTAA
- a CDS encoding restriction endonuclease encodes MAVLDDLSGFEFEDVMEDVFRNLGYENVRQADRTADEGRDVIMEEVVDGRRRAIIVECKHTGTVGRPVVQKLHSAIATFDFDGPKRGMVVTTGRFTNPAQEYADRLQQNDDPHPIELLDGEDLREIADEIGLDLYNGRIEILCDETLRPYDPAADVDAPVTEAFRDIENIEAADLPDPHSSVTFRPVVAVTADTNAVFETSVGVIHRINDRTRFVAHAERGQPQVVDEDFATLVTENLHATVDLDTEQFGEVFDDVEERRFGQTQTEYKEWAVERLQQHHTTTVTYTGDNNVTYNKTCEPNRSDISVQSIEPVYLPEVLHTTDIQEYTYPYEYYAAGPSRVTAEDGIHRCVHCDTSGTDETYTYCPNCGAIACSSHIKTERLEGEPVCTGCARTERFALKTKYFYNEENLEAFREEYAAMPLHEKAMENKWLAGGSVVATLLIVVGLLVIGGII; translated from the coding sequence ATGGCTGTACTGGACGATCTCTCGGGGTTCGAGTTCGAGGACGTGATGGAGGACGTGTTCCGGAACCTCGGCTACGAGAACGTCCGCCAGGCCGATCGTACGGCTGACGAGGGGCGCGACGTCATCATGGAGGAAGTCGTCGACGGCAGGCGGCGCGCGATCATCGTCGAGTGCAAGCACACGGGGACGGTCGGGCGGCCGGTCGTCCAGAAGCTCCACTCGGCGATCGCGACGTTCGACTTCGACGGCCCGAAACGCGGAATGGTCGTCACGACCGGCCGGTTTACGAACCCTGCTCAGGAGTACGCCGACCGCCTCCAGCAGAACGACGACCCACATCCAATCGAGTTGCTCGATGGCGAGGATCTCCGGGAGATCGCCGACGAGATCGGCCTCGACCTCTACAACGGTCGCATCGAGATTCTCTGCGACGAGACGCTCCGCCCGTACGATCCGGCCGCCGACGTCGACGCGCCAGTCACGGAGGCGTTCCGCGACATCGAGAACATCGAGGCCGCCGACCTCCCAGACCCACACTCATCGGTGACGTTCCGCCCGGTGGTCGCTGTCACCGCGGACACGAACGCTGTCTTCGAGACGTCGGTGGGCGTCATCCACCGGATCAACGACCGGACTCGATTCGTCGCCCACGCCGAGCGCGGGCAGCCACAGGTCGTCGACGAAGACTTCGCGACGCTGGTCACCGAGAACCTCCACGCGACGGTCGACCTCGACACCGAGCAGTTCGGAGAAGTATTCGACGACGTTGAGGAGCGCCGGTTCGGCCAGACCCAAACGGAGTACAAGGAATGGGCCGTCGAGCGGCTCCAGCAACACCACACGACGACGGTGACCTACACCGGCGACAACAACGTCACGTACAACAAGACCTGCGAGCCGAACCGCTCGGACATCTCGGTCCAGTCGATTGAGCCGGTGTACCTCCCCGAGGTTCTGCACACGACCGACATCCAGGAGTACACCTACCCCTACGAGTACTACGCGGCAGGCCCGTCACGAGTGACAGCCGAGGATGGCATCCACCGCTGCGTCCATTGTGACACGAGCGGCACCGACGAGACGTACACCTACTGTCCGAACTGCGGGGCCATCGCCTGCTCCAGTCACATCAAAACGGAGCGGCTGGAAGGCGAGCCGGTCTGTACGGGCTGTGCGAGGACGGAACGGTTCGCGCTGAAGACGAAGTACTTCTACAACGAGGAGAACCTCGAAGCGTTCCGCGAGGAGTACGCCGCGATGCCGCTTCACGAGAAGGCGATGGAGAACAAGTGGCTGGCCGGGGGAAGCGTTGTCGCGACGCTGCTGATCGTCGTCGGACTACTCGTCATCGGCGGCATCATCTGA
- a CDS encoding RNA-guided endonuclease TnpB family protein, producing the protein MLEIHRTHRARIRNHSQAVEPLDRHGWSASKLWNVANYYSRQKWKDTGEIPGHEELKSELKDHDKYRGLHSQSSQRVLEELAEAFNSWYSSDDDRDNPPGYRKRSYYDDQGRRVHEEHPRSTVTWKQKGIRHDPKHNRVRLSKGANHKDHPRDRDYIIVEYETRPGISVENLQQVRAVYDNAKERWELHLVCKDEIETPDAPGGETAGIDLGISNFAAVAYSTEEADLYPGNRLKQDGYYFPKEIAKCDDSGGERATRLHRKWSERRRHFFHALAKHIVQRCVEKGVGRVNVGDLSGLREDESGEAKNWGQHGNLDLHGWAFDRFTSILEYKAKAEGIEVVEVDEGSTSRTCSVCGKEDDGQRIERGLYVCEECDAAFNADVNGAENIRLDINDSASNSESPSGDRSTGWLAQPGVYLYDLSCGFEPQAEVVDSKP; encoded by the coding sequence ATGTTGGAAATCCACCGTACCCACCGAGCGCGGATCCGCAACCATTCACAGGCGGTAGAGCCACTCGACCGGCACGGGTGGAGTGCCAGCAAACTCTGGAATGTCGCCAACTACTACTCCCGCCAAAAATGGAAGGACACCGGGGAAATCCCTGGTCACGAGGAACTCAAAAGCGAGCTGAAGGATCACGACAAGTACCGAGGGCTGCACAGTCAGTCCAGTCAGCGGGTTCTGGAGGAACTCGCTGAAGCCTTCAACTCGTGGTACTCCTCAGACGATGACCGGGACAACCCGCCTGGATACCGCAAACGCAGCTACTACGACGACCAAGGCCGCCGCGTCCACGAAGAACACCCGCGCAGCACGGTCACGTGGAAGCAGAAGGGCATCCGACACGACCCGAAACACAATCGCGTCCGCCTCAGCAAAGGCGCGAATCACAAAGACCACCCACGGGACCGCGATTACATCATCGTCGAATACGAGACGCGACCCGGCATCTCGGTCGAGAACCTGCAACAGGTTCGTGCCGTCTACGACAACGCGAAGGAACGCTGGGAACTCCACCTCGTCTGCAAAGACGAGATTGAGACGCCGGACGCACCCGGAGGGGAGACCGCTGGCATCGACCTCGGTATCTCGAATTTCGCCGCTGTCGCCTACAGCACGGAAGAGGCCGACTTATACCCGGGTAATCGGTTGAAACAGGACGGCTACTACTTCCCAAAGGAAATTGCCAAGTGTGACGACAGTGGTGGCGAGCGGGCGACACGGCTGCACCGGAAGTGGTCTGAGCGCCGCCGGCATTTCTTCCACGCCCTCGCCAAGCACATCGTCCAACGGTGTGTGGAGAAGGGCGTTGGCCGGGTCAACGTCGGAGATTTGAGTGGGTTGCGTGAGGATGAGAGCGGTGAGGCGAAGAACTGGGGACAGCACGGCAACCTTGACCTGCACGGGTGGGCGTTCGACCGGTTCACCTCGATTCTCGAATATAAGGCGAAGGCCGAGGGGATCGAGGTCGTGGAAGTGGACGAGGGTAGCACATCGAGGACGTGTTCTGTGTGCGGGAAAGAAGACGATGGGCAGCGTATTGAGCGTGGCTTGTACGTCTGTGAGGAGTGTGACGCAGCGTTCAACGCGGACGTAAATGGGGCGGAGAACATCCGTCTCGACATCAACGACAGCGCAAGTAACTCCGAGTCCCCGTCTGGGGATAGGAGTACCGGCTGGTTGGCCCAGCCCGGAGTCTACCTGTACGACCTCTCCTGCGGATTCGAACCGCAGGCCGAGGTGGTGGACTCTAAACCGTAA
- a CDS encoding CBS domain-containing protein: MDENPATIDPAVTVAQLAAAIAATDGATSQSSLANGGLEELAEESESVGDADPIELAENHERTIHDGFPLVDSDGDLTGIVTYGDLIRAIARDQEDRPVGGFGTRDFVVGYPDERLFDAVVRMAEHDIEQVPIVNRDDEEDLVGWLDAQDLMTSALQKLEEEQVREEGRLSGYLRSDTDGESWSWL, encoded by the coding sequence ATGGACGAAAACCCGGCCACGATCGATCCGGCGGTGACCGTCGCCCAGTTAGCTGCGGCTATCGCAGCTACTGACGGAGCGACGTCGCAGTCGTCCCTAGCTAACGGCGGACTCGAGGAGCTCGCCGAGGAGTCCGAGTCGGTCGGAGACGCTGATCCAATCGAACTCGCCGAAAACCACGAGCGGACGATCCACGACGGCTTCCCGCTCGTCGATTCTGACGGGGACTTAACGGGGATTGTCACCTACGGCGACCTCATAAGAGCGATCGCGCGGGACCAAGAGGACCGACCGGTCGGAGGGTTCGGGACGCGTGACTTCGTCGTGGGATATCCGGACGAACGGCTGTTCGACGCCGTCGTCCGGATGGCCGAACACGACATCGAGCAGGTCCCAATCGTTAACAGGGACGATGAGGAAGACCTGGTCGGCTGGCTCGATGCACAGGACCTGATGACCTCCGCACTTCAGAAGCTGGAAGAAGAGCAGGTCCGGGAAGAAGGCCGGCTCAGTGGATATCTACGGTCGGATACCGACGGAGAGAGCTGGTCATGGCTGTAG
- a CDS encoding amino acid permease, with amino-acid sequence MAVAPRLAIAAEPFLGSIGFMLISAAALFSTGSAINATLFSTARFTSRLAQNDLIPDHLSEDSDGDEPIRGLLTVGILAAGFTVVGSLQGITSFASLTFIVIMGGMNYLAISHRTKTEIRSLVPAVGFAGTVITIPLLLWHLYSKKFGVFLSVIGIVIIVITVEILYFERDWIVSEADELSDGAGSLDAEIESQTED; translated from the coding sequence ATGGCTGTAGCGCCGAGATTAGCCATCGCGGCCGAACCGTTCCTCGGTTCGATCGGGTTCATGCTGATTTCGGCAGCAGCGCTGTTCTCCACTGGAAGCGCCATCAACGCAACCTTGTTCAGCACGGCACGATTCACCAGTAGACTAGCGCAGAACGATCTCATTCCGGATCATTTGAGCGAGGACTCCGACGGGGACGAACCAATCCGGGGACTGCTGACAGTCGGCATTCTCGCCGCCGGATTCACCGTCGTCGGGTCGCTACAGGGGATCACTTCGTTCGCATCGCTCACTTTCATCGTCATCATGGGCGGCATGAACTACCTCGCGATTTCACACCGAACGAAGACAGAGATACGAAGTCTCGTTCCAGCTGTTGGGTTCGCAGGGACCGTAATCACGATTCCGCTGCTGCTGTGGCACCTCTACAGCAAGAAATTCGGCGTCTTTCTGTCCGTCATCGGTATTGTAATCATCGTAATTACCGTCGAGATACTCTATTTTGAGCGGGACTGGATCGTCTCGGAGGCAGACGAACTGAGTGACGGGGCTGGATCCCTCGACGCTGAGATAGAGTCTCAGACAGAAGACTAA
- a CDS encoding plastocyanin/azurin family copper-binding protein, producing the protein MERRKVLKTAGFAATAGLTGLAGCSSPSSETESPSNDGTETPSDEGTDSSANGGTTTTVEMHTENGEYYFDPIGLFVESGTTVTFENASGSHSATAYDESIDSASTTRIPEGASVFDSGILSEEGATFEHTFETTGTYDYFCTPHKSLGMVGRIVVGEPGGPAEGSMPPDGDVPESGTIVDQGSVAFNDFSD; encoded by the coding sequence ATGGAACGCCGAAAGGTACTGAAGACTGCTGGGTTCGCCGCGACAGCTGGACTGACCGGGCTCGCCGGCTGTAGCAGTCCGTCGTCCGAGACGGAATCGCCCTCAAACGACGGAACTGAGACGCCGTCGGATGAAGGGACGGATAGCTCGGCAAACGGCGGGACGACGACGACGGTTGAAATGCACACCGAGAACGGGGAGTACTATTTCGATCCGATCGGGCTCTTCGTCGAGTCCGGCACAACCGTCACGTTCGAGAACGCCAGTGGGAGTCACTCGGCAACAGCATACGATGAGTCGATCGACTCCGCGTCGACCACGCGCATTCCCGAAGGGGCGTCGGTGTTTGACAGCGGCATCCTCAGCGAGGAGGGTGCAACGTTCGAACATACGTTCGAGACGACCGGCACGTACGACTACTTCTGTACCCCGCACAAGAGCCTCGGGATGGTCGGTCGCATCGTTGTCGGCGAACCGGGCGGTCCCGCCGAGGGGAGCATGCCGCCGGATGGTGACGTACCGGAGAGCGGGACGATTGTCGACCAGGGATCAGTCGCATTCAACGACTTCTCTGACTGA